From the Bacillus sp. FJAT-22090 genome, the window TTGGTACATAAAGAGGGAAATACTCGTAGCAAATAAACCAATGATTAATATAGAAAAAGGACCTTTTTTATCGGTTAAAAAACCTGAGATGATGTTTCCGATTGTATTTGAGAATGAATACATTCCTACAACCAAGCCCGTTAAGAATGGGGTAGCACCTAAAGATTTAGCGTAAGGACTCATTATAGGTAGCTGTGCAAATAAATCAAAAAAAGAAAAAAAGACAATTATATATATAAATACCCGCAAGTATATTCCTCATTTCTATTTCAGCTTCTACTCTAGTTTAGCACTTTTTTATTATGTAATCTGTTTCATAATAGGTAAATAGGGTATTAGGGGAATAAAAATTACAAATAAAGGAGGTAAATAGATTGAAAAAAGCAATGGTTATATTTAATCCTTCATCTGGGAAGGAAGATGCCGAAACATATAAAGAAAGGGCTCTTACAGTTCTCGATGCACTTGGATATCAAATAGTTGAAAAGGAAACAGAAAAAAAAAATGATGCTATTACGTTTGCCAAACAAGCTTGTGAAGAGAAAATGGAGTTCCTCGTAGCTATGGGTGGAGATGGGACGATAAATGAAGTTATAAACGGACTTGCCAATCAATCATATCGACCTCTATTTTCAATAGTGCCTCTTGGAACAGTAAATGACTTCGCACGAGCATTAGGAATCCCTTTAGAGCCAGAGATTGCAATCGAGGCATTAAAGATGACCAATACAGAGTTTGTAGATATAGCTCAAATTGGTAATAAATATTTTGGAAATATCGTTGCAATCGGTGAGATTGCAAGTAGAGTTGCGAACACTTCCGTTGAGAAAAAAACGAAACTAGGTTCATTAGCATATTTAATTGAAGGTGCAAAAGTAGTTATTTCTAACGAAGAGGTGGGTTTCACTATTCAACATGACCATGGGACCTGGACTGGAACATCGATGCTCGTTTTAGTTGGCTTAACAAATTCAGTAGGTGGATTTGAAAAAATGATGACAAATGCCGAAATCAACGATGGACTTCTTCATGTGTATATTTTTAAAAAATCTGGTATTGCTAACCTCGTTCGAATGGGTACAAAAATTTTATTGGGCACATTAAAAGAGGATGATGGAGTGGAGGTCATTACGACTAAAAAGGTTTACATGGAGTCTGATCGACCATTATTTTGTAACGTTGACGGGGATGAAGGTGTATGTACACCATTCGAAATTAAGGTACTACCAAAGCACTTAAAATTATTAATTCCAAATAATAGCTAAATTATCATCATAAATGTTTCCATTTTCCAACAAAGTGTTATAAAATGATTCTACGTACCCAATAAAGAACAATACCAAAAGTACTATAAAAAAAGAAAGATGAGGTCCTTATGCAATACTCACAAAAGATTTTTTTAGAAAGCTTTTCCAAAGCGTATACAAAAGAAATAAGCGTAATTAACAGCATTGAAGGTTTGAGTTTGTTTTTAGATTTAGAAAAAAAATTATTTCTTCATATGTATGCTTTCGAGCTTGAGGAAGCTAAAAAAGTATTAAGAGAAATCATAGACTTAATTATTATTAGAGCTGAGAAGTTAATGATTATGTATGTCAAAAATTACTACATACAATTAGTTGCTGTGATGGCAAGGAAATTACAAGAAAGCCAAGTTCCCTCTGATAAGGTAATGGCTTTTAATATCGCTAGTGTCAACGTTATAGAAACAAAAATGAGCGATGCACAGTTTCTTCAATGTGCAGATGAATTAGTAGAGTTTTTTGTATTGGTCATTACAGAAAGAAAAAAACCGTCCTTTGGTCATCAAACAGTGAACAAAGTTATCTTATTTATAAATGATGAAATTGAAACAAATTTAACTGTGGAAGATATTGCTAAATGTTTTAATATTAGTACAAGTCATTTATCTCGAATTTTTCGGGAACATACAGGGGTAACTCTAGTAGAATATTTAAATATTCGTAAGGTAGAGGAGTGCCAGTATTATCTAAGACATACGAACAAAGGGATTTCCGATATTTCTGATTCATTTCACTTTTGCAACCAAAGCTATTTCACTCGTATATTCAAAAAGTATACAGGTCTAACACCGAAGCAGTTTAGGGATCATCATGAATACCCTAATTTCAAATATAATTTTCCAAATGAAAGCAGAGCTATATAAGTATTGCTATGTTTATATTTGATAAATAGCTTCATAGAAGGTATACTCGTTATAGTTTGAAAAATGAAGGTGAATGAATGAAAAAGAAGATTAGTTTGCTTTCTATTCTTGTCTTTGCAGCAGTTGTTCTAAGCGGATGTTCAGGAGTAGAGAATAAAGAAGGTACTTTTTATAATATTTTTGTTCGACCTTTTGATTTTTTACTTCATTTCTTTGGAGAAATATTCAATGGTAGTTATGGACTTGCTATCATAGCAATTACATTAATTATTCGATTTGCTTTAATGCCTTTGATGCTTAAAAACTATAAGAATCAACAAGGTATGAAAGAAAAAATGGATAAATTGAAACCAGAAATGGATGAGATTCAAAAGAAATTAAAAGCTACAAAGTCAAAAGAAGAACAAATGGCTTTACAACAAGAAATGATGGGATTATATCGTAAGCATAATGTAAATCCTTTGAATATGGGTTGCTTACCAATGCTTATTCAAATGCCAATCGTCATGGGATTATATTTTGCAATCCTGCACTCAACAGATGTGAAAACACATCCCTTTTTATGGTTTAACTTAGGTTCTCCGGATATTGCGATGACGCTTATTGCAGGTGTGGTTTATTTTGTTCAAGCAAAAGTTTCATTATGGACGGTACCAGAGCAACAAAAGCAACAAATGAAAATGATGATTTATATTTCTCCTATCATGATTATGTTCATCTCGTTCAGCTCTATGGCTGCATTACCATTGTACTGGGCTGTCGGTGGGATTATCTTAATCTTCCAAACATACTTAGGGCGTAAATTTTATTCAAATCATCCAGAAAAAGCAGAAGAATCTGTATAACGAAAACGTTTGTCAACAGTCTAAAACGAAGCTTTTTATAGCTTCGTTTTTTCTATGAGAGGTGTAGTTTAAAAGTGAATAAGAATTGGATCATTGGAATCTTAATTGCAGCGGCTTCCATTGCCTCTTTAATATTTATTATAGTAGGGAATTTAAACATGGCAGTCCTCTTTATGACAGCTATATTTGCTTTAAGTAATGGTTACCGAGCGGTCAGCTTTAAGGAAAAAGGTTTTGAACGGGAAGCAAAATGGATGAAGGGAATGTCTATTTTATTTATCGTATTATTTTTCGTCGTTCTAGGAATGATTTTAATATAAATTTTGTTCATGGGTTGTCCACAAAGACAACCCATTTTCTCATCCAGTTTTAGAAGAAAAATGTTAAAATGATAGTATCGTTATTGGAAAGAAGGAAGACAATGCATTCTCGACAAAGTTTATTTAAAAAGAAAAAACAAAAAAAATGGCCATATATTGTCTCGGGTACAATTTTGGGATTGTTAGTTGCAGCCATTGTCACTTGGATTGGAATAAATGATTGGAATATAAACGAAAGTCTTGCATCTTTAGGTCTGACGAATAAAACAGAAGAGATGACTACAGAGGAAAAAGAAAAAGACATGATAGATGAGCAAGAAGCAGAGGAACCGACGAAAGAAGAGCAGGTAGTAGAACCACCAGTTGTCGAAGAGCCTGAAGTCGATATGTCAGGAGCAAATGGATACATAGGTCATGAAACGTTACCAACGGAACCGACATACTTCCAAGGAGTACTCATTGCAAGTAAAAAGTATCCACTACCTTCAACATTTGACCCTGGAGAAAGTAAGGATGCAAGAGCAGCATTTGAAGAAATGGCTGCCGAAGCAAAACTTTCTGGTTTTGACCTCGTTGCATTTAGTACATATCGTTCATTTGAATATCAAACGACACTTTATCAGAGATATGTAAGTAATGATGGGCAAGAAGAGGCGGATCGCTATAGCGCACGTCCAGGATACTCCGAACATCAAACTGGTCTTGCTTTTGATATAGGAGAACAACATTTTGAGCAACATTTTGCGCGTGAAAGCTTTGGAGAAACTGAGGCTGGAAAATGGGTTGCTGCCAATGCACATAACTATGGTTTTATCATGCGATATCCAAAGGAAAAAGAAAAAATTACCGGATATATGTACGAGCCATGGCACTTCCGCTATGTTGGTAAGCAACTAGCGGGCGAGATTTATGAAGCAGGCACTACGCTAGAAGAATATTTGGATATATAAAAAGTCAGCGTCCCTTAATGAGGACGCTGACTTTTCTAGTTATAGGATTGGGGATAATAATCGTGCTAGAGATTCTTTAAACTTAATCATACGAGTTCTTTCCTCATATAGTTCCATAGTCAATGGAGTAGATAACTTCATATCCTCCTCGAATAGCTCTGCAAGCGCATGAGAAGTTTCGCGGTCATAGATAAATGCATTAACTTCAAAGTTTAACTTAAAGCTTCGGACATCAATATTTGCTGTTCCTACAGTAGAGGCTTCATCATCAATGACAATCATTTTTGTATGAAGGAATCCATTTTCATAAATATATACTTTTGCTCCGGCTTTTATTAATTCTCCTACATAGGAATAGGTAGCCCAATAAACGAATATATGATCTGGTTTGTTTGGAATCATTATCCGAACATCGATACCAGATAGACAAGCAATACGAAGTGTATCCATAAAGCTCGCATCTGGAATGAAGTATGGTGATTGAATGTAAATATACTTTTTCGCCATCATTAGAAGCTTTAAATATCCGTTTTTTATCTGCTCCCATTCGGAATCAGGTCCACTGGAAACAATTTGCAATCCAACTGAGCCTTTCATCGGGATAGCTGGGAAAAATACATCGGAATATTCAATATCATGTTCGGCGGAAGCTTGGTTCCAATCAAGTATAAATCGGGTTTGAAGTGGATGTACTGCACTTCCTTCTATCCTTAGATGTGTATCACGCCAATAACCAAATCGTTTATTTAATCCTAAATATTCATCCCCTACATTAAATCCTCCGATATAACCAATTCGACCATCAATAACGACAATTTTTCGGTGGTTACGATAATTCATACGTGGATTAATAAGAGGTAGGATAGAAGGGAAAAATGCTTCTACACGGCCACCTAATTCTATTAACTCTTTAAATTGCCTTTTCCGCAAAGAGCGTGAACCTGTGTCATCATATAAAATTCGAACTTTTACTCCTTGCTTCGCTTTATCTAATAGTACTTGGTAAATCTCTTGACCAAGATTGTCTAGACGAAAAATATAATACTGAATGTGAATATGATCCTTTGCATTTTCTAAATCCTGCAAAAGTGCCTGGAATTTTTTTCGTCCGTCATTAAAAATATCTACTTTGTTATCTTGAGTTAGTACCGCTTGGTTATTGTGTAAATGCATAATAATTAACTCTTTATAATGCATGGCATCATCCAAACGAAAATCAAACGAATCATCCTCAATCGCTTCCATTTGAAATTCTATTAATTTATCGATACCAATTTTGTTTTTACCTTCCCAACGAAATAAATGCTTTTTACGCAACTTTCTTCCAAATAATAAATAAATACCGAAACCTACAATAGGTACAAAGAATAAAACCAAGATCCAAGCCCAAGTAGAGGAAGCATCTCTACGTTCCAAAAATATTAATGCAATTGCAAAGAAAATATTTAAAATAATTGTCCCTGTCACTATTAAACTAATAATGCTAGCCGCCACAGTTTCACCTCCTTCTATTTTATTTTTTTTGGAAGTTAGTTTTAGTATATCCGATTTAGGGGAAAGAATGAAGAAACTAGGTATTATGTGGTAGAAAGTATAACCTACTTGACCTATTGGAATAAAAGTATTATTCTATGTTAGGTGAAAAAATGGAGGTAATGAAATGGACATATTGTTTATCATTCTTAATATAGCTGCCTTACTGTTGTTCGTGGGTGTTCTAATAGTAATGCAAAAGAAACATGTATCATTTTCTAAACGCGTATTTACAGCGTTAGGTTTAGGTATAGCTTTAGGATTAGCATTAAATCTAATTTACGGTGTAACATCTGAAGTGTTAGCTAAATCCGTAGATTGGTATAACTTGATAGGAACTGGCTATGTGAAGTTACTTCAAATGATAGTAATGCCACTAGTATTTATTTCTATTCTAGGCGCTTTTACGAAGTTGACGATTGGGAAAAACTTTGGGAAGATGGCTGCAATTATTTTAAGTATTTTAATTGGAACTACTGCTATAGCAGCACTAATAGGAATTGGTTCTGCAGCAATCTTTGATCTAAATGCAGATCAGATTGTGCAAGGTGAAGCAGAATCTGTACGCGCAGAGGACTATGAAGCACGTTCTGCTGAAGTAGGAGATAAAACACTTCCTCAGCAAATGCTTGATTTACTTCCAGCTAATCCATTTTTAGATTTCACGGGTGCGCGTGATACATCTACAATTGCGGTTGTAATATTTGCAGCATTTTTAGGCTTTGCCTACTTGAGAGTAGCTCGAAAAGATGGTGAAACTGCTGCTACGATTAAAAAAGGAATAGACGCTGTGTACTCGCTTGTTATGAGTGTAGTGACACTTGTTCTTCGATTGACTCCATATGGTATCCTGGCAATTATGGCTAGAACCGTTGCGACATCTGATTTTGCAGCAATATATAATTTAGGTAAATTTGTGGTAGCATCCTATGTAGCATTAGCTATTATGTTTGCAATCCACTTAATTATTATTTCACTTTCAGGTTTAAATCCTATAACGTTTGTGAAAAAAGCAGCAGAGCCACTCATTTTTGCATTTACATCACGTTCAAGTGCAGGTACTTTACCTATTAATATTAATACACAAACAAATAAACTAGGCGTATCTGAAGGTATTGCAAATTTCTCTGGTTCCTTTGGATTGTCCATTGGGCAAAACGGTTGTGCGGGTGTATATCCTGCCATGCTAGCATTTATGATTGCTCCATCTCAAGGTATTAATCCTTTAGATCCGATGTTTATTCTTACTGTAGTTGCCGTAGTGGCTATTAGTTCTTTTGGAGTTGCAGGTGTAGGTGGTGGAGCGACGTTTGCCGCCATACTTGTACTTTCTGCTCTGAATTTACCAGTTGCATTAGCTGGTTTACTCGTTTCAGTAGAGCCATTAATTGATATGGCACGTACAGCTGTAAACGTGAGTGGATCAATGACTGCAGGTGTTACAACTGCGAAAGTAACCGGTGAATTAGATAAAGACGTTTATAATGCACCATTAGAAACACAAACAGTAGAATAACAAAATTACAAAAAAGCTGTCCTTCATCGGACAGCTTTTTTGTATGCGCTCAAATAAAATCTATGGTCTTAACATAAACTTTACTTGTGGTTTTTTAATATTGCAAAAGAATTTTGGTATAATTGTACTAAATACCAACTTTAATCCAGGTCTAAATCTCGACTGACTGGAGTTAAAACCTCCGGCGGATGTCTCAGATTTTCAATCTAAACGAGAACGGATATACGCTAATATGAATTTAATTGATAAAGGGGATGGAGCCGTGTTACAAGCAATAAACCTTCATAAAAAGTTTAAGACAAAGGAAGTGGTTCGCCAAGTAAATATGCAGCTAGAAGCAGGAGAATCTATTGGACTTCTCGGGCCGAACGGGGCAGGAAAATCAACAACTATTTCCATGCTTTCTTCTTTAGTAATGCCAACAAGTGGTGAAGTACTTTGGAATTCAGAATCGATCAATAAAAATCCCGAGTCGCTTCGCAAAACATTGGGGGTAGTTCCTCAGGAAATTGCTTTATACCCTGAGCTATCGGCAAGAGAAAACCTAGCTTTTTTCGGTAGAATCTATGGTTTAAAAGGTTCACTATTGACCGAACGTGTAGAAGAAATATTACAGAAAATTGGATTAACTGATCGAAAAAATGACATTGTTAAAACATTTTCTGGTGGTATGAAACGTCGCCTTAATATTGGAGCTGCACTTTTACATAAACCATCTATTTTAATTATGGATGAACCAACCGTAGGGATTGACCCACAGTCAAGAGCGTATATATTAGATACTGTTAAACAGCTTGTTG encodes:
- a CDS encoding diacylglycerol/lipid kinase family protein — protein: MKKAMVIFNPSSGKEDAETYKERALTVLDALGYQIVEKETEKKNDAITFAKQACEEKMEFLVAMGGDGTINEVINGLANQSYRPLFSIVPLGTVNDFARALGIPLEPEIAIEALKMTNTEFVDIAQIGNKYFGNIVAIGEIASRVANTSVEKKTKLGSLAYLIEGAKVVISNEEVGFTIQHDHGTWTGTSMLVLVGLTNSVGGFEKMMTNAEINDGLLHVYIFKKSGIANLVRMGTKILLGTLKEDDGVEVITTKKVYMESDRPLFCNVDGDEGVCTPFEIKVLPKHLKLLIPNNS
- a CDS encoding helix-turn-helix transcriptional regulator, with the translated sequence MQYSQKIFLESFSKAYTKEISVINSIEGLSLFLDLEKKLFLHMYAFELEEAKKVLREIIDLIIIRAEKLMIMYVKNYYIQLVAVMARKLQESQVPSDKVMAFNIASVNVIETKMSDAQFLQCADELVEFFVLVITERKKPSFGHQTVNKVILFINDEIETNLTVEDIAKCFNISTSHLSRIFREHTGVTLVEYLNIRKVEECQYYLRHTNKGISDISDSFHFCNQSYFTRIFKKYTGLTPKQFRDHHEYPNFKYNFPNESRAI
- the yidC gene encoding membrane protein insertase YidC, producing the protein MKKKISLLSILVFAAVVLSGCSGVENKEGTFYNIFVRPFDFLLHFFGEIFNGSYGLAIIAITLIIRFALMPLMLKNYKNQQGMKEKMDKLKPEMDEIQKKLKATKSKEEQMALQQEMMGLYRKHNVNPLNMGCLPMLIQMPIVMGLYFAILHSTDVKTHPFLWFNLGSPDIAMTLIAGVVYFVQAKVSLWTVPEQQKQQMKMMIYISPIMIMFISFSSMAALPLYWAVGGIILIFQTYLGRKFYSNHPEKAEESV
- a CDS encoding M15 family metallopeptidase is translated as MHSRQSLFKKKKQKKWPYIVSGTILGLLVAAIVTWIGINDWNINESLASLGLTNKTEEMTTEEKEKDMIDEQEAEEPTKEEQVVEPPVVEEPEVDMSGANGYIGHETLPTEPTYFQGVLIASKKYPLPSTFDPGESKDARAAFEEMAAEAKLSGFDLVAFSTYRSFEYQTTLYQRYVSNDGQEEADRYSARPGYSEHQTGLAFDIGEQHFEQHFARESFGETEAGKWVAANAHNYGFIMRYPKEKEKITGYMYEPWHFRYVGKQLAGEIYEAGTTLEEYLDI
- the cls gene encoding cardiolipin synthase — encoded protein: MAASIISLIVTGTIILNIFFAIALIFLERRDASSTWAWILVLFFVPIVGFGIYLLFGRKLRKKHLFRWEGKNKIGIDKLIEFQMEAIEDDSFDFRLDDAMHYKELIIMHLHNNQAVLTQDNKVDIFNDGRKKFQALLQDLENAKDHIHIQYYIFRLDNLGQEIYQVLLDKAKQGVKVRILYDDTGSRSLRKRQFKELIELGGRVEAFFPSILPLINPRMNYRNHRKIVVIDGRIGYIGGFNVGDEYLGLNKRFGYWRDTHLRIEGSAVHPLQTRFILDWNQASAEHDIEYSDVFFPAIPMKGSVGLQIVSSGPDSEWEQIKNGYLKLLMMAKKYIYIQSPYFIPDASFMDTLRIACLSGIDVRIMIPNKPDHIFVYWATYSYVGELIKAGAKVYIYENGFLHTKMIVIDDEASTVGTANIDVRSFKLNFEVNAFIYDRETSHALAELFEEDMKLSTPLTMELYEERTRMIKFKESLARLLSPIL
- a CDS encoding L-cystine transporter — protein: MDILFIILNIAALLLFVGVLIVMQKKHVSFSKRVFTALGLGIALGLALNLIYGVTSEVLAKSVDWYNLIGTGYVKLLQMIVMPLVFISILGAFTKLTIGKNFGKMAAIILSILIGTTAIAALIGIGSAAIFDLNADQIVQGEAESVRAEDYEARSAEVGDKTLPQQMLDLLPANPFLDFTGARDTSTIAVVIFAAFLGFAYLRVARKDGETAATIKKGIDAVYSLVMSVVTLVLRLTPYGILAIMARTVATSDFAAIYNLGKFVVASYVALAIMFAIHLIIISLSGLNPITFVKKAAEPLIFAFTSRSSAGTLPININTQTNKLGVSEGIANFSGSFGLSIGQNGCAGVYPAMLAFMIAPSQGINPLDPMFILTVVAVVAISSFGVAGVGGGATFAAILVLSALNLPVALAGLLVSVEPLIDMARTAVNVSGSMTAGVTTAKVTGELDKDVYNAPLETQTVE
- a CDS encoding ABC transporter ATP-binding protein, with the translated sequence MNLIDKGDGAVLQAINLHKKFKTKEVVRQVNMQLEAGESIGLLGPNGAGKSTTISMLSSLVMPTSGEVLWNSESINKNPESLRKTLGVVPQEIALYPELSARENLAFFGRIYGLKGSLLTERVEEILQKIGLTDRKNDIVKTFSGGMKRRLNIGAALLHKPSILIMDEPTVGIDPQSRAYILDTVKQLVEEGMTLLYTSHYMEEVELLCDKIYIMDQGEIIAFGTKEQLKSLVSDNQTIELKGHLLSKEFGEVLKKQFPAASVRHEEDILLLSMPKKEEPLASIFAIAAENDVTITSAIIKIPSLEDVFLHLTGKALRD